In Mangifera indica cultivar Alphonso chromosome 1, CATAS_Mindica_2.1, whole genome shotgun sequence, a single genomic region encodes these proteins:
- the LOC123215893 gene encoding L-ascorbate oxidase-like — protein MAGEILFFQGTKTHVIFLAFCLVATSLLLAEAKVHNLTWEVSYQYKSLDCYKKLVIATNGKTPGPVISATEGDTIVINVKNNLLMENLAIHWHGIRQIGTPWSDGTDEVSQCGTMPGDTFVYKFVVDKAGTYMYHSHYGMQRQAGLYGLIKVAVPSGTKEPFTYYREHGVVLSDWYHASSYEQATGLTSIPYVWVGEPQSLLINGRGKYDCANLSASVCNATNPECAPASFTVVPGKTYRFRIASLTSLSALSFQIEGHNMTVVEADGNYVEPFVTENLYIYSGETYSVLVTANQSSSRNYWITTNVVGREPSTPIGQAILNYYPNPSQKSPATTPPSGPLWNDVNARKSQSLAVKARQGYIQTPPDPDKVIVLLNTQNKVDGYTKWAINNVSHTLPETPYLIALKKNWPDVFDQTPAPEGYDYENYDIYSVQNNTNATTSSSIYRLEFNSTVDVILQNANTMNANNSETHPWHLHGHDFWVLGFGEGQYDIENDDTKYNVENPIMKNTVPLHPYGWTALRFRANNPGIWLFHCHIDAHFMLGMLVMFESGSSMVSDPPQQNMGCGKIRP, from the exons ATGGCtggagaaattttatttttccaggGAACAAAAACGCATGTTATTTTTCTAGCTTTCTGCCTGGTGGCCACCTCTTTATTATTGGCGGAGGCTAAAGTTCATAATTTGACATGGGAGGTGAGTTATCAGTATAAGTCTCTTGACTGCTACAAGAAACTTGTTATTGCCACCAATGGCAAGACTCCAGGGCCTGTGATTTCTGCAACCGAAGGCGATACGATTGTCATCAATGTTAAGAATAATTTGTTGATGGAAAATCTCGCTATCCATTGGCATGGTATCAGACAG ATTGGAACTCCTTGGAGTGATGGAACAGATGAAGTTTCGCAATGTGGAACAATGCCTGGTGACACCTTCGTTTACAAATTCGTTGTCGATAAG GCGGGCACATATATGTACCATTCGCATTACGGAATGCAGAGACAAGCAGGACTATATGGGCTGATTAAGGTAGCTGTTCCTTCAGGAACCAAAGAGCCCTTCACATATTACCGTGAGCATGGAGTTGTCCTGAGTGATTGGTACCATGCAAGCTCTTATGAGCAAGCCACAGGCCTCACTTCCATACCCTATGTTTGGGTTGGGGAGCCTCAG TCACTTCTAATAAATGGAAGAGGAAAGTATGATTGTGCAAATCTTAGTGCCAGTGTTTGCAATGCAACAAATCCTGAATGCGCTCCAGCTTCATTTACAGTTGTCCCTGGAAAAACTTACAGATTTAGAATTGCTAGCTTAACTTCTTTATCAGCTCTTAGTTTCCAAATAGAg GGACACAACATGACTGTGGTTGAAGCTGATGGCAACTACGTGGAGCCATTTGTGACAGAAAACCTGTACATTTACTCAGGAGAAACATACTCAGTTTTAGTCACAGCCAACCAAAGTTCCTCCAGGAATTACTGGATCACCACAAACGTTGTCGGCAGAGAGCCCTCCACACCAATCGGCCAAGCCATCCTGAACTACTATCCGAATCCCAGCCAAAAATCCCCCGCAACAACTCCACCTTCAGGGCCTCTCTGGAACGACGTAAACGCCCGGAAAAGCCAAAGCCTGGCCGTCAAGGCCCGCCAGGGCTACATCCAAACCCCCCCGGATCCTGACAAAGTCATTGTCCTCCTGAACACTCAAAACAAGGTCGATGGCTACACCAAATGGGCCATCAACAATGTGTCACACACTCTCCCGGAAACCCCCTACCTTATCGCCTTGAAGAAAAACTGGCCTGATGTGTTCGACCAGACACCCGCACCTGAGGGCTACGACTATGAAAACTATGACATTTACAGTGTCCAGAACAACACCAACGCTACAACAAGCTCATCCATTTACAGGCTTGAGTTCAACTCCACGGTGGATGTAATTTTACAGAATGCCAATACGATGAATGCAAACAACAGCGAGACACATCCCTGGCACTTACACGGGCATGACTTCTGGGTGCTGGGCTTCGGAGAGGGTCAATATGACATCGAAAATGATGATACCAAATACAATGTGGAGAATCCGATAATGAAGAACACAGTGCCGTTACATCCTTACGGGTGGACGGCGTTGAGATTCCGGGCCAATAATCCTGGAATCTGGCTGTTCCATTGCCACATTGATGCACATTTTATGCTGGGAATGTTGGTGATGTTTGAGTCAGGATCCTCAATGGTCTCGGATCCGCCTCAACAGAACATGGGGTGTGGCAAAATAAGACCTTGA
- the LOC123208897 gene encoding trafficking protein particle complex subunit 12-like, whose amino-acid sequence MEDSDQTQTPTRVTDPLTNAFGSLNDLAPELSSLQDLATRGSWRSILDKVSRARSFSLLTLPHHHLTYLSYNALALMKLRRFDDAAQELDSLEDFNSSSYQYESYPHAYPNRSGSMVPFSLRWLHAVLLLKMSNRQEGLDRLYLLLDFIREKLRQKIDEKLDLSASMWRKREVIVVNCLIGYHLSGKEFGVCLNLIRELLKDSADFDPVLVSKLGYIQMQIGDLEGATTSFNRVEEMLKSKKSDDGDGDGDGDVELRNLVNRNKVLVYLIGKDYVSAVREYEECIERNDSDVVAVNNKALCLMYLRDLSDGIKVLENALERVPTVALNETVVVNLCSMYELAYVNHSDIKRTLSNWIARVAPDDFDSSCTRI is encoded by the coding sequence ATGGAGGACTCCGATCAAACCCAAACCCCGACCCGTGTTACCGATCCACTCACCAACGCCTTCGGATCCCTAAATGACCTAGCCCCCGAACTCTCCTCCCTTCAAGATCTGGCCACGCGCGGCTCGTGGCGATCGATTCTCGACAAAGTCTCACGCGCCCGCTCCTTCTCTCTTCTCACTCTCCCTCACCACCACCTCACCTACCTCTCTTACAATGCCCTCGCTTTGATGAAACTACGTCGTTTCGATGACGCCGCCCAGGAGCTCGACTCACTTGAAGATTTCAACAGCTCCAGTTACCAGTACGAATCCTACCCGCACGCCTACCCGAACCGGAGCGGATCAATGGTTCCCTTCTCCCTCCGGTGGCTCCACGCGGTTCTCCTGCTTAAGATGTCAAACCGGCAGGAAGGTCTCGATCGGCTTTATCTCCTTCTAGATTTCATCCGCGAGAAATTGAGACAAAAAATCGACGAGAAATTGGATTTGTCGGCGAGTATGTGGAGGAAACGGGAAGTTATTGTGGTCAATTGTTTGATCGGTTATCATTTGAGTGGGAAAGAGTTTGGGGTGTGTTTGAATCTGATTCGAGAGTTGTTAAAAGATTCTGCCGATTTTGACCCTGTGTTGGTCTCCAAATTAGGGTACATTCAGATGCAGATTGGGGATTTGGAGGGTGCTACGACGTCGTTTAATAGAGTTGAGGAAATGTTGAAGTCGAAGAAGAGTGatgatggtgatggtgatggtgatggtgatgtTGAGTTGAGGAATCTTGTGAACCGGAACAAGGTGTTGGTATATTTGATCGGAAAGGATTATGTGTCAGCAGTGAGGGAGTATGAGGAGTGTATAGAGAGGAATGACAGTGACGTGGTGGCGGTGAATAACAAGGCTTTGTGTTTGATgtatttgagggatttatctGATGGGATTAAGGTGCTGGAGAATGCACTTGAAAGAGTGCCCACGGTGGCACTGAATGAAACTGTGGTGGTGAATTTGTGTAGTATGTATGAATTGGCTTATGTAAATCACTCAGATATCAAGCGGACCTTAAGTAATTGGATTGCTAGGGTTGCTCCAGATGATTTTGATTCCTCGTGCACAAGGATTTGA